In Flavobacterium sp. 83, the genomic window TCGTTTCTCAAAAGAACAAAAGACATTTGAGTTTATTACCAATGATATTCAGCCACAATGCATTATTCGGTTTGGTGCTACATTTCCAACAGTAACAGTTGGAAAAGGTAAAGTAAAAAAAACAATTAAGGATTATCATAACCTATTATACAATTTGAATGCTTGTGATGCTTTCAATCAAAATTTGATAAAAGGAATAGCTAAAGAACATTTTGAACCGTTATCAAATAAAGAAGATAAGGTAAAGATAATGTCAGTACAAAGCAAGACTGCCGTTCGATTAAATTACATTCAAAAAGGGAATTCAACAAAATCGTTTGAATTGAAGAAAGGAGATAGTTTGTCTTTAATTTCGACTGAATTAGAAGGAATTGTTATTGAGGCAATCGGGACAAATTATATTGAATTGTCAAATGGTCAGACCAAGTTTCAAGGCGAGGAATTTAGTACAGACATTTATTCTTCTTCGTACCAAGAGCAAATGCTAAAATTAGCAATTGACAGGCATTTTGAAACTGAAAAAATCAATTTTGACAGAAAGTTTAAGATAAAAACACTGGCTCTTTTCTTTATTGATGATATTCATTCCTATAGAAAAGATGATAAAAGTGAAAAAGAAACCTATCTGAAAAACACTTTTGAAAAGCTATTATTAGAAAAGATAAACGAAGTTTTACCTACACTTTCGGTTGAGAATGACAACGAATATATTGACTATTTAAAAGCATCGAAATTGGATATTTCGAGTTGTCACGCAGGTTATTTTTCGCAAGACAACACGAATTCGGATGAAGAAATAGCCAATCAAATCAATGAGATTTTATTTGACAAGAAGAAATTATTATCCATAAAATTGGACGATGGAAAGCTGAATACGAGGCGTTTTTTATTTTCTAAATGGACTTTGAAAGAAGGTTGGGATAATCCGAATGTGTTTACGATTACAAAATTGCGCTCCAGCGGAAGCGAGAACAGTAAAATTCAAGAAGTTGGGCGAGGGTTGCGTCTACCCGTTGATGAAAACGGAAATAGAATATCCAATGAAGATTTTAAACTCAATTATATTATTGATTTTACTGAAGCTGATTTTGCTGAAAAATTAGTCAAAGAAATTAATGATGAATTGCCAAAAGGTTTCATGATAACGGAGGAACAACTTCAAAAAGTAGCTAAAAAATTAGGTTTAAACTCGGATGATTTATTTACTGATTTGTTGATCAAAAAATTTATCGATAGGAATAAAAATGTTGTAATTGAAAATTCAAATCAATTTTTTGAAGAATATCCAGATTTTTCCACAGGATTGAATACTGGAAAAGTAATTGATAATAATAAAGGCAAAGAGCGAAAAGTAAAGATTAGACCTGCACAATACAACGAATTGAAAAGTCTATGGGAAGCCATAAGTCAAAAGTATTTGTTGTTTTATGAGAAAGTAGAAAATGGCGATTATTTAAAAAATGAATTAGTTGGTCTTTTCAAAAAGGATGTTTTTACGGATGTTGTTATATCAAGTTCAAGACAAGAATTGAATACTTCGGATGATGGCTTAATGGTATTAAACGAAAGTTACGGAGTTCAATATAAAATCATTAAAAGATTAGCTTACGGAGAGTTTCTAAAAAGAATAAACAAGCAAACTAATATTCCGATTCTTTTATTAAATCAGGCATTAATTCAATATGCTAAGACTAATGAAATAGATAAGGATAAAATAAATGAGTTTAGTGTGGCAAATTTTGTTTCGAAATTCAATGACTGGAAAACTAACAATCTCGCAGGCCGATTTTCTTACGGTAAAACGAATATCAAATTGAATGCAACTGCTTTGACTTTTGCAAATGGAACTCCAAGGGCAGAAATAAAACAAGGTATAATAGGAACAAAATTTGTTGAAGGAAATCCATCTGAAAAATATTTATATGATAGGTTTGCTTTTGATTCTCCATTGGAAAAAAATAATATTTTAGAGCAAGTACAAGAAGTAATCGTTTACGGAAAAATACCAAGAAGGAGCATTTCTATCCCAACAATTACAGGACAATCATACAGTCCAGATTTTATGTACGTCGTAAAAAAATCGGATGGAAATAAAGTTTTAAATATTATTGTTGAAACTAAAGATGTTAAAAATGAATCTGATTTAAGAAATATTGAATCTGTAAAAATTAATTGTGCCAAAGAATTTTTCAAGCAATTAACAATAGATGGTTATTCGGTGGCTTTTCACGAACAGATAAGGAACACAAAAATGAAACAAATTATTGAAGATGTTTTTGTTATGGATTAGCCATTTGCTATAAATAATGAATTGAATCAGCCTATAATGGTACCCTTTGCCAAAATTTTAAATTTTGACGAAGGTTTTTAGAATTAATGTCCATTTTGCAGAACTAATAGTTTTAGAACCCAAAAGTTTGCAAGACGAAATGAAAAGAAAGTTCCTGAATGTTTTGAATTTGTATAATTGATATTTTTAAAGTATTGGAATCGCGAAAGTTTAATATACGAAATGAAAGTAAGTTATCTGATACATTAAATTCGTATCATTAATATTATATTTGTGCTATAACTACTTTTCAATGAAAATCATTCCCGAAATACTTTTAGACGATTACAAAAAAAACTTCCCAAAAGGATTAGAAGATAAATTTGATGCGTTGCATGATGCTGAAATATCCAATGATTCGTTTAGTTTTTATACCTCAGTTGCATCTGTTTTTTCGAGTAAAATAGAAGGTGAGGAAATAGAATTGGATTCGTATGTAAAGCATAAACGATTTGGAATTGAATTTCTTCCAGATTACACCAAGAAAATTGATGATTTGTACAACGCTTATTCTTTTGCAAAAATAAATTCATTAAATAAAACCAGTATTGCCGAAGCGCATAAACTTTTAGGAAAACATATAGTGACAAAGCATCAGCAAGGAAAACATCGAATTCATAACATGTTCGTAACTACTGATGATGGACGAATAGAATATGTAGCGGCGCTTCCTCATCAGGTAAATGAAGAGATGAATGCCTTTTATGAAGACGTAGAAAGTTTACTCAAAATGGAATTAATTTTCCAGGAGGTTTTTTACTATGCCAGTTTAATTCATTTAGTTTTCGTGAAAATACATCCTTGGGATGATGGCAACGGTCGTACTGGCAGACTATTGGAAAAATGGTTTTTATCGGAGAAACTTGGTGAGAAAACTTGGTTTGTTCAAAGTGAAAAAAACTATTATCAGAACCATCAATTGTATTATTCTAATCTTAGAAGGTTGGGACTGGAATATGAATCTCTGGATTATGCTAAAGCAATGCCTTTTCTGGAAATGTTGCCAAAGTCATTGCTTTTGTAAATCTGAAATCAAAAATCGTTAATCCTAAATCTGAAATCAAAATGACCTTTACTGCAATAGATTTTGAAACCGCAACAGCATTCCATCCTTGCTCTGTAGGTATTGTGACCGTAGAAAACGGAATAATTGTAGATGAGTTTGTCAGTTTAATCAAACCGCCAAATAATCTGTATTCTCCTTTTACGATTCAAGTGCATGGAATATATCCACGCGATACAGTAAATGCAAAGTCATTCGCACAAGTATATCCTGAAATTCAAAAAAGACTGCAAAATAGAGTGGTTGTAGCTCATAATGAAAGTTTTGACAGAAATGTTCTGGCTAAATCAATGGCGCTTTATAATTTGGATTATGCTGATTTGAATATCGCTTCTCGTTGGGAATGTACAGTGAAAATTTATAAAGCCAAAGGATTAAAACCAACCAAATTAAGTGATTGCTGCCGAGAAATGAAAATACAATTAAATCATCACGAAGCGTTATCTGATGCTCGGGCTTGTGCTAAATTGTATTTATTGAAATAAATTTCTTTCATTTCTATTTTTTTATTACTTTAGTCTTTCATCTAAAGTTTTAAAATGAAAGAAGATTTTCTCCATTACCTCTGGAAGTTCAAGAAGTTCGATACTTTGAATTTGAAAACGTTCAATAATGAAGAAATTACAATTATCAATGCAGGTCAATATTTGGAACTAGCGGGTCCTGATTTCTTCAATGCTCAAATCACTATTGACAATCAAAAATGGGCTGGTAACGTTGAAATTCATCTTAAATCTTCGGATTGGTATGTACATCATCACGAAAAAGACGCAGGTTATGAAAATGTAATTTTGCATGTAGTTTGGGAACATGATACTGAGATTTTTAGAAGTAACAATTCTGAAATTCCAGTTTTAGAACTCAAAAAATATGTTGAAAAAGAAACGGTCGAAAATTATCAATCTTTAATGGCTCCTAAATCTTGGATTTTTTGCGAAAAGCAGCTAAAAGAGATTGACGAATTTGCTTTTGAAAACTGGCAAGAGCGTTTGTTTTTTGAACGTTTAGAACGGAAATCCCAACCTGTTTTTGATTTATTGGAACAAACGAATAAAGATTGGGAAGCGGTTTTGTTTTGTCTTTTAGCAAAGAATTTTGGTTTAAATACAAATGGGGAAATCTTTTTAAAAATTGCGCAATCTATTCCCTTTTCAATCATAAGAAAAGAAAGTTTTGAGGTTGAGAATCTGGAATCTTTAATTTTTGGAGCTTCTGGATTATTGGATTCAGAAAAGGAAGATAATTATTTCAAAGATTTAAAATTTCGATATTTTTATTTGTTGCATAAATATCAAATAGAGAAAATTTGTATCGAACCCGTTCAGTTTTTTAAGCATCGTCCGGATAATTTTCCTACGATACGACTTTCGCAATTAGCTAATTTGTACCACAGTCAGCAGAATTTATTTTCGAAAATAGCTACATTAAATTCATTAAAAGATATTTATGAAATTTTCCAAGTGACCGCTTCAGGATATTGGTTAAATCATTATCAATTTGATAAAGAAAGCCCGAGTAAAAAGAAACCACTATCTAAATCTTTCATTGATTTGATTGTCATAAATACGATAATTCCACTTCAGTTTGCTTTTGCAAAAAGTCAGGGAAAGGAAATTTCGGAGAATTTAATACGCCTTTTAAATGAAGTTGCTCCAGAGAAAAATGCAATTATAGATAAATTTAGTTCTTTTGGTATAGAGTCAAAAAGTGCTTTTGAAACACAGTCTTTGTTACAACTCAAAAATGAGTATTGTAATAAAAGTAAATGTTTAGAATGTGCTGTAGGGATGGAATTGTTGAAAAAAAGTTGATTCAGTTATTTTTAAAATTGTTAACCGGAGCATGCGGTAATGTTGTAAATTTGTTTCTGGAATTAAAGATTAATCAATGAAACAAATAAACTAAAAGATGTCAGTAATAATCAAGCTTAAGTTTTTTTTTGAGAAACACGGTTTTCACGTTTCTTCCCGTATGGCTGATACATTAGGAATGCGGGCCAGTAGTGTGCGATTGTTTTTTATTTACTTGTCGTTTGTTACTGTTGGATTGTGGTTTGCCGTTTATTTGACATTGGCTTTTTGGATTCGTTTGAAGGATTTGATTCGGGCTAAACGAACTTCTGTTTTTGATTTGTAAAATAATATAAATAAGAAAAAGGGATTATAAAGTATTTAAGTACTTCATAATCCCTTTTTTATTTTGTAAAAAAAAATTATTCTTTAGTATTGTTTAATACGCTGTTTTTCTTTCCGTAAGCAAAATAGAAAACAACACCTATTGCCATCCATGCAAAAAGTCTAAGCCAGTTTGTCCAGCCTAATCCAGCCATCATTAATACACAAGTGATAACTCCTAAAATTGGAACTAAAGGTACGAATGGTGTTTTGAATTCACGAACCATATTAGGTTCTTTTTTTCTTAGAATTATTACTGATACACATACTAATGAAAAAGCAAACAATGTTCCTATACTCGTCATATCTCCTACAATATCTCCAGGAATAAATGCGGCAAATGCACCAACAATTATTAAAATTGCAATATTTGCTTTGTACGGAGTTTTGTATTTTGGATGTAAGTCGCTAAACATTTTAGGTAATAAACCATCTTTACCCATTGCATAAAATACTCTGGATTGTCCTAATAGCATCACTAAAATTACAGAAGAAAATCCTGCTAAAATAGCTACGGTTACCAATTGACCCAACCAAGCGTATCCAATCATGTATTTGTTGATTGCAAAGGCTACAGAAGCTTCTTTACCACCTGTTCTAAAATCTTCTATAGTTGCTACTCCAGTAAGAACATGGGCAAATAATATATATAATACAGTGCAAATTGCCAATGAACCTAAGATGCCTATAGGCATATTTCTTTTTGGATTTATCGTTTCCTGTGCAGCCGTACTTACGGCATCAAATCCTATGAAAGCAAAGAAAACGGTTCCAGCGGCTCCAATTATTCCCCAAAAACCTCCAAATTTATGATCGATTCCATGCTCATCTGTGAAGATTGAACTTGCTGGAATATAAGGAGTGTGATTTGCCGGATTTACAAAATGCCATCCTATAACAATAATCATTATTACAATAGCAACTTTTACAATTACAATAATTCCATTTACAAAAGCTGATTCTTGAATTCCTTTTATTAGTAATAAACTAATCACACCAACTATGAACAACGCTGGTAAGTTGATCATTCCATGTTCACCTGTTATAGGGTCATTTTGAAATGGAGAGTGTGATAAAGAGTAGGGTATTGGGCTCATATGGAGCACATTGACCAGTAAGTTATTGAGGTATTCACTCCAAGCGATTCCTACAGTGGCAGCTCCCACAGCATATTCAAGGATTAAATCCCAACCAATAATCCAGGCTAAAAACTCACCCATTGTTGCGTAAGTGTAGGTGTAAGCGCTACCTGAAATGGGTATTGAAGAAGAAAGTTCTGCGTAACACAAGCCAGCTAATGCGCAACCGATTGCAGCAACAACAAATGCTATAGTTACAGATGGTCCTGCATTTTGTGAGGCAGCCATTGCCGTTCTTACAAACAATCCTGCACCAATTATGGCACCAATACCTAATGCAATTAGAGTCCAGGCGGTTAATGTTCTTTTTAATCCCTTTTCAGAATCAGCGGCCTCTGCTAAAAGCTGAGCTAATGGTTTTCTTTTCCAAATAGACATATTTATGGTTTTTTTGTTATTAAGCTTCAAATGTATTCTTTTTTGTAAAAAATAAAAACAATAATATGGTTTTAAGTTATAAAAAAAATAATCTATGCTAGTTTTTAGCGGTTTATTTTATAGAAAAACTCTTATAGTATGTAATTATGTCTAATATTCGGGGGATTGTCATTGTAATTTTTAGTTTTATGAAATATTTCCCTTAGAAATTGATCGGTCTTGATTTAATTTATAAATTTAGGATTCTTATTTGAATTAATCAACGCGAAATTTTCACATGGATTATAAAACAATTCTCACTTATTTTAAGTTCACTCGGGAACAGCGTACAGGTATTTTTCTATTGTTTGTGATTATTGTTGTTTTGCAATTACTCTATTTTTTTGTTGACTTTAATGCTGCTATAAAGAATTATCCAGAGAAAAAGAAATGGCTTTCATTACAATCTCAAATTGATTCCATGAAAACTGATAATTCTAAGGCTATCTCTAAAATTTATCCTTTCAATCCTAATTTTATAACAGACTATAAAGGCTATAAATTAGGGATGTCAGTTCAGGAAATTGACCGCTTGTTGGCTTTTAGAAAAGAAAATAAATATGTCAATTCTTCAGAAGAATTTCAAAACGTGACTAAAGTTTCGGATTCGTTATTAAATGCTATTGCTCCCTTTTTTAAATTTCCAGATTGGGTTAAAAATAAAAAAGAATTCAAAGCATACGTAAATGATCCAGGCCAGGCTTACGCCAAAAAAGGAAAAATTGTTTTAATCGATATTAATTTGGCTACCAAAGAAGATTTGATGAAAATTTATGGAATAGGTGAGGCCATATCGGTTCGGATTTTAAAGCAAAAAGAAAGTTTAGGTGCATTCGTTTCAATGGAACAAATGAAAGATGTTTGGGGATTATCACCTGAAGTTGTTGAAAATTTGAATACTCATTTTAAAATTTCAGTTCTCCCTAATTTTAAAAAGATAGATATTAATAATGCTTCTTTAAGGGAGCTTTCTCAGTTCTGTTATTTTAGATATGCTTTGGCCAAAGAAATTGTTACTTATAGAAGTATGACAGGTGATATTAAGAATATTGAGGATTTAATAAAAATTAAGGGATTTCCTGTTGATAAAGCAAATATAATTGGCTTATATTTGAGCTTTTAAAATAAAACACTGTCACGATGAACTTTGATTACAATGAAACGCAATTTATGATTGCACAATCTATAAGAGATTTTGCTGAAAAAGAAATTCGTCCAAATATAATGGAATGGGATGAAGCGCAAACTTTTCCTGTGCCTTTGTTTAAAAAATTAGGTGAAATGGGATTTATGGGTATTTTAGTGCCGGAAGAGCTTGGAGGTTCTGGATTAGGATATCATGAATACATTACCATTGTAGAAGAAATCTCAAAAGTGGATCCCTCTATTGGGTTGTCTGTAGCAGCTCATAATTCTTTATGTACCAATCATATTTTGACTTTTGGAAACGAAGAACAAAAGAAAAGATGGGTTCCAAAACTGGCTACCGCTGAGCATATAGGTGCTTGGGGATTGACAGAGCATGATACAGGATCAGATGCGGGAGGAATGAATACTACTGCAAAAAAAGATGGAGATTTCTGGATTGTTAATGGAGCAAAGAATTTTATTACCCACGCCATTTCAGGAGATATAGCTGTAGTTATTGTTCGTACCGGTGAAAAAGGAGATTCGAAAGGAATGACAGCTTTCGTATTCGAAAAAGGAATGCCAGGTTTTGCTTCAGGAAAAAAAGAAAATAAATTAGGAATGCGTGCCAGTGAAACTGCTGAATTGATATTTGATAATTGTCGAATTCCTGATGCCAACAGATTAGGAGAGGTAGGACAAGGTTTTGTTCAGGCAATGAAAGTTTTAGATGGGGGAAGGATTTCTATTGGAGCATTGTCACTAGGAATTGCTAAGGGAGCGTATGAAGCGGCGTTGAAATATTCGAAAGAAAGACATCAGTTTGGGCAGCCAATTTGTGAATTCCAAGGAATTTCATTTAAGTTAGCTGATATGGCAACTGAAATTGAAGCTTCAGAATTATTACTACACAAAGCGGCTTTCTTAAAACAACAGCATAAACCAGTTACCACGATGGGAGCTATGGCTAAAATGTATGCTTCAGAAGTTTGTGTAAAAGTAGCGAATGAAGCGGTGCAAATTCATGGAGGATATGGTTATATTAAAGATTATCCAGTGGAGAAATTCTATAGAGATTCTAAATTATGTACCATTGGGGAAGGAACTACTGAAATTCAAAAAATAGTGATTTCCAGAAATTTGTTGAAATAATAGTTTTTAGAAATTTGAATATAGTATAAAGAGTCAAGATGCATAAATTGTAGATTGGCTCTTTTTTTTGCGTGAAGGATGGAAGAGGAAAGTCCAGAATGCAATGAGGACTTGCAACGGACAGCCTGACGGCGAATGAAGTGACGTTTTGTGAATGATAAAAGTGGTGTCCGCCGGCACGCCCAAAAATAATCTATAATTCATGACTCATAATTCAAAATAATGTTTACTTTTGCACACTTAAAGAAAGGGGGTGTCTATATTATGTTAATTATACCAATTAAAGACGGAGAAAATATCGATAGAGCGTTAAAACGTTACAAAAGAAAATTTGATAAAACAGGAACTGTTCGTCAATTAAGAGCACGTACTGCTTTTATTAAGCCTTCAGTTACAAATAGAATCAAAATTCAAAAAGCGGCTTATATCCAAAATATGAGAGATAACTTAGAGAGTTAGTCAATATCTATTAGAATAAAGTACCGTTAGTCATTAAAGTTTTATAACTTTGATGCTAACGGTTTTTTTATGGCTACTAATAAAGATGCATTTCGGGATTATCTAGAGTTGGAGAAAAAATATTCTTCACATACCGTTACGGCATATTGTAATGATATCGCTTCTTTTGAATTATTTAATACGATTCATTTTGACCAAGAGGGTATAGAGCAAGTTAATTATAGTCAAATTAGAACTTGGATTGTTTCTCTTGTGGATGATGATGTGTCAAATACCTCGATTAATAGAAAAATCGCATCCTTGAAAGCGTTTTATAAATTTCTATTAAAAATAAAGCAAATAGAAGTGAGTCCGCTGTTGAAGCACAAAGCGCTAAAAAAACCAAAGATATTACAGATTCCGTTTTCAGAAAAAGAAGTTGTAGATGTGTTAAGTCATTTGCAAAATCCAGTAGGTTTTGAGGAAATAAGAAATAAACTCATAATCGATTTGTTTTACACTACCGGTATGCGAAGAACAGAGTTGATTCATTTAGAGATGGTTAATATTGATTTATCTGGCAGTACGGTCAAGGTGCTGGGAAAAAGGAATAAGGAGCGAATATTGCCGGTTTTGCCAATAATTATAAATCAGTTTTCTTTATATTTAAAGGAGCGTTCCTTTTTGTTGTCAGTGGTAGATAGTGATTATTTTTTTCTCACAAAAAAAGGGTTAAAATTAAATGATTCTTTTGTGTATCGATTAATAAATTCTTACTTTAGTACAGTCTCCGAGAAAGTAAAAAAGAGTCCGCATATATTACGGCATACGTTTGCAACTCATCTATTAAATAACGGGGCTGATTTAAATTCAGTAAAAGAATTATTAGGACATTCTAGTCTGGCATCAACGCAAATATACACGCACAATAGTTTAGCAGAACTAAAGAAAGTGTATGGAGATGCTCATCCAAGGAATCAGAAGTAATTCAGAAATGTTTAACTATTTAAAAATAATGATTATGAAGGTAAATGTTCATGCAGTTAACTTTGCTGTTGACAAAAAGCTAGTAGATTTTGTTCAAGAAAGAATGGACAAATTAGAAAAATATTACGATAAGGTAGTTTCTTCGGATGTTTTTTTAAAAGTTGAAAAGACAAGTGATAAAGAAAATAAAATTGCTGAAATAAAAATTAATGTTCCTGGGGATGATTTTTTAGTAAAAAAGCAGTGTAAAACTTTTGAAGAAGCGGTGGAACTATCGGCAGAATCTCTTGAACGTTTGTTAGTAAAAAGAAAAGAAAAGATAAGTTCGCATATTTAATATAAAATTTTTTAAAAAAATGTTTTGTTTGAGAGATAAAATCTCTACATTTGCAGTCCGTTAGAAATAGCGGACTTTTTTTATTGATTTGCCAGCGTAGCTCAGTTGGCTAGAGCAGCTGATTTGTAATCAGCAGGTCGTGGGTTCGAGTCCCTCCGCCGGCTCTAAAATTTTTTTCCAAAGCGTTTGGAAATGGTTCTTTTAAAGTACTGAAAATCAATAAAAGGGGAGATACTCAAGCGGCCAACGAGGGCAGACTGTAAATCTGCTGTGTGAACTTCGCAGGTTCGAATCCTGCTCTCCCCACAAAATAAAGTTTAAAATGAATATTTTAAATTTAAAAATGAAGATTTCTCTGCCGGTGTAGCTCAGGGGTAGAGTGCTTCCTTGGTAAGGAAGAGGTCTCGGGTTCAATTCCCGACATTGGCTCAAGTAAATAGGAAATAAAAATTAATATATAACAAGATTAAAATTAAGTAAAATGGCAAAAGAAACCTTTAACCGTTCGAAACCACACTTAAATATTGGTACGATCGGACACGTAGATCACGGTAAAACTACTTTAACAGCAGCAATCACAAAAGTATTATCTGATGCTGGTTACTGTCAAGCAAAATCATTTGATCAAATTGATAATGCTCCTGAAGAAAAAGAAAGAGGTATTACAATTAATACATCTCACGTTGAGTATGAAACTGCTAATCGTCATTACGCTCACGTTGACTGTCCTGGTCACGCGGATTACGTAAAAAACATGGTTACTGGAGCTGCTCAAATGGATGGTGCTATTCTTGTGGTAGCTGCAACTGATGGGCCAATGCCACAAACACGTGAGCATATCCTTTTAGGACGTCAGGTTGGTATTCCTAGAATGGTTGTATTCATGAATAAAGTGGATATGGTTGATGATGAGGAATTGTTAGAGCTTGTTGAAATGGAAATTAGAGACTTATTGTCCTTCTATGAATATGATGGAGATAATTGTCCAGTTGTTCAAGGGTCTGCTCTTGGAGGGTTGAATAATGATCCAGCTTGGGTACCAAAAATTATTGAGTTAATGGAAGCTGTAGATTCTTGGATCGAAGAGCCAGTACGTGATACTGAGAAACCATTCTTGATGCCGGTTGAAGATGTATTTACTATTACTGGTCGTGGAACTGTTGCTACAGGTCGTATCGAAACTGGTATTGCTAATACAGGAGATCCTGTTGAAATTATTGGTATGGGAGCTGAAAAATTAACTTCTACTATTACAGGAGTTGAGATGTTCCGTAAAATCCTTGATAGAGGTGAAGCAGGAGATAACGTAGGTTTATTGTTGCGTGGTGTTGATAAAGAATCTATCAAAAGAGGAATGGTTATCATTAAGCCAGGATCAGTAAAACCACACGCTACTTTTAAAGCTGAGGTTTATATCTTGAAAAAAGAAGAAGGTGGACGTCATACTCCGTTCCATAACAATTACCGTCCACAGTTTTACGTTCGTACAACGGATGTGACAGGTGTTATTACTTTACCAGAAGGAGTAGAGATGGTGATGCCAGGAGATAACTTAACTATTAATGTTACTTTGTTGAGTCCAATCGCAATGAGTGTTGGTTTACGTTTCGCTATCCGTGAAGGTGGTAGAACTGTAGGAGCTGGACAAGTAACTGAAATTGTAGGATAATATCCTAAAATTATATAAAGCCAGTTGATTTTCATAACTGAAAAATCGCTGGCTTTTAACTAACGGGCGTAGTTCAAGGGTAGAATAGCGGTCTCCAAAACCGTTGATGGGGGTTCGAATCCCTCCGCCCGTGCAAAAAAAATAAATCATAATGACAAAAGTTGTTAATTACATATCAGAAGCATTTGAAGAAT contains:
- a CDS encoding type III restriction-modification system endonuclease, with product MELILKNGLPHQEKAVNAISNVFGDGSFEKSNNYYSNPTLDLDKELLLERIKAIQKENTVDLEYANLNGIQNYLNLDIKMETGTGKTYVHTAAIFELHKKFKINKFIIVVPTLAIKAGTKQFIQDSYTKKHFKDVCGYGTEIELQVLEAGKNKKGKKFFPSTVREFVSGSSQNSNKIYVLLTNMALFSNRKDAMLNRDDYDYGPEGFHRPVDALKATKPFLIIDEPHRFSKEQKTFEFITNDIQPQCIIRFGATFPTVTVGKGKVKKTIKDYHNLLYNLNACDAFNQNLIKGIAKEHFEPLSNKEDKVKIMSVQSKTAVRLNYIQKGNSTKSFELKKGDSLSLISTELEGIVIEAIGTNYIELSNGQTKFQGEEFSTDIYSSSYQEQMLKLAIDRHFETEKINFDRKFKIKTLALFFIDDIHSYRKDDKSEKETYLKNTFEKLLLEKINEVLPTLSVENDNEYIDYLKASKLDISSCHAGYFSQDNTNSDEEIANQINEILFDKKKLLSIKLDDGKLNTRRFLFSKWTLKEGWDNPNVFTITKLRSSGSENSKIQEVGRGLRLPVDENGNRISNEDFKLNYIIDFTEADFAEKLVKEINDELPKGFMITEEQLQKVAKKLGLNSDDLFTDLLIKKFIDRNKNVVIENSNQFFEEYPDFSTGLNTGKVIDNNKGKERKVKIRPAQYNELKSLWEAISQKYLLFYEKVENGDYLKNELVGLFKKDVFTDVVISSSRQELNTSDDGLMVLNESYGVQYKIIKRLAYGEFLKRINKQTNIPILLLNQALIQYAKTNEIDKDKINEFSVANFVSKFNDWKTNNLAGRFSYGKTNIKLNATALTFANGTPRAEIKQGIIGTKFVEGNPSEKYLYDRFAFDSPLEKNNILEQVQEVIVYGKIPRRSISIPTITGQSYSPDFMYVVKKSDGNKVLNIIVETKDVKNESDLRNIESVKINCAKEFFKQLTIDGYSVAFHEQIRNTKMKQIIEDVFVMD
- a CDS encoding Fic family protein — protein: MKIIPEILLDDYKKNFPKGLEDKFDALHDAEISNDSFSFYTSVASVFSSKIEGEEIELDSYVKHKRFGIEFLPDYTKKIDDLYNAYSFAKINSLNKTSIAEAHKLLGKHIVTKHQQGKHRIHNMFVTTDDGRIEYVAALPHQVNEEMNAFYEDVESLLKMELIFQEVFYYASLIHLVFVKIHPWDDGNGRTGRLLEKWFLSEKLGEKTWFVQSEKNYYQNHQLYYSNLRRLGLEYESLDYAKAMPFLEMLPKSLLL
- a CDS encoding 3'-5' exonuclease, which gives rise to MTFTAIDFETATAFHPCSVGIVTVENGIIVDEFVSLIKPPNNLYSPFTIQVHGIYPRDTVNAKSFAQVYPEIQKRLQNRVVVAHNESFDRNVLAKSMALYNLDYADLNIASRWECTVKIYKAKGLKPTKLSDCCREMKIQLNHHEALSDARACAKLYLLK
- a CDS encoding DUF2851 family protein, which produces MKEDFLHYLWKFKKFDTLNLKTFNNEEITIINAGQYLELAGPDFFNAQITIDNQKWAGNVEIHLKSSDWYVHHHEKDAGYENVILHVVWEHDTEIFRSNNSEIPVLELKKYVEKETVENYQSLMAPKSWIFCEKQLKEIDEFAFENWQERLFFERLERKSQPVFDLLEQTNKDWEAVLFCLLAKNFGLNTNGEIFLKIAQSIPFSIIRKESFEVENLESLIFGASGLLDSEKEDNYFKDLKFRYFYLLHKYQIEKICIEPVQFFKHRPDNFPTIRLSQLANLYHSQQNLFSKIATLNSLKDIYEIFQVTASGYWLNHYQFDKESPSKKKPLSKSFIDLIVINTIIPLQFAFAKSQGKEISENLIRLLNEVAPEKNAIIDKFSSFGIESKSAFETQSLLQLKNEYCNKSKCLECAVGMELLKKS
- a CDS encoding amino acid permease — translated: MSIWKRKPLAQLLAEAADSEKGLKRTLTAWTLIALGIGAIIGAGLFVRTAMAASQNAGPSVTIAFVVAAIGCALAGLCYAELSSSIPISGSAYTYTYATMGEFLAWIIGWDLILEYAVGAATVGIAWSEYLNNLLVNVLHMSPIPYSLSHSPFQNDPITGEHGMINLPALFIVGVISLLLIKGIQESAFVNGIIVIVKVAIVIMIIVIGWHFVNPANHTPYIPASSIFTDEHGIDHKFGGFWGIIGAAGTVFFAFIGFDAVSTAAQETINPKRNMPIGILGSLAICTVLYILFAHVLTGVATIEDFRTGGKEASVAFAINKYMIGYAWLGQLVTVAILAGFSSVILVMLLGQSRVFYAMGKDGLLPKMFSDLHPKYKTPYKANIAILIIVGAFAAFIPGDIVGDMTSIGTLFAFSLVCVSVIILRKKEPNMVREFKTPFVPLVPILGVITCVLMMAGLGWTNWLRLFAWMAIGVVFYFAYGKKNSVLNNTKE
- a CDS encoding helix-hairpin-helix domain-containing protein, which gives rise to MDYKTILTYFKFTREQRTGIFLLFVIIVVLQLLYFFVDFNAAIKNYPEKKKWLSLQSQIDSMKTDNSKAISKIYPFNPNFITDYKGYKLGMSVQEIDRLLAFRKENKYVNSSEEFQNVTKVSDSLLNAIAPFFKFPDWVKNKKEFKAYVNDPGQAYAKKGKIVLIDINLATKEDLMKIYGIGEAISVRILKQKESLGAFVSMEQMKDVWGLSPEVVENLNTHFKISVLPNFKKIDINNASLRELSQFCYFRYALAKEIVTYRSMTGDIKNIEDLIKIKGFPVDKANIIGLYLSF